From the Lathyrus oleraceus cultivar Zhongwan6 chromosome 4, CAAS_Psat_ZW6_1.0, whole genome shotgun sequence genome, one window contains:
- the LOC127073915 gene encoding serine/threonine/tyrosine-protein kinase HT1, producing MKKNLHWLKEFSNNVRTGRRLSLGEYKRAVSWSKYLVSSGAAIKGNEQDDWNADLSQLFIGSKFDSGRHSRIYRGLYKNIDVAIKLVSQPEEDEELAALLERQFTSEVALLFRLRHPNIITFVGACKKPPVFCIITEYMAGGSLRKYLQQQGPHSVPPKLVLELALDIARGMQYLHSQGILHRDLKSENLLLDEDMCVKVADFGISCLESQTGSTKGFTGTYRWMAPEMIREKRHTKKVDVYSFAIVLWELITGLTPFDNMTPEQAAYAVTHKNERPPLPSDCPLAFSHLIKKCWSSNPNKRPHFVEIVSNLERYTDSLEQDPEFFSTYKPSPSNVLVKCLPNCNAGNKFSS from the exons ATGAAGAAGAATTTGCATTGGTTGAAAGAATTTTCTAACAATGTGAGGACAGGTAGAAGACTTTCACTAGGGGAATACAAACGAGCAGTGTCATGGTCTAAGTATTTAGTTTCTTCTGGAGCAGCTATTAAGGGAAATGAACAAGATGATTGGAATGCTGATTTGTCTCAGTTGTTTATTGGTTCCAAATTTGATTCTGGGAGACATAGCAGGATCTATAGAGGTTTGTACAAGAACATAGATGTGGCTATTAAGCTTGTGAGTCAACCTGAGGAGGATGAGGAGTTGGCTGCTTTGCTTGAGAGACAATTCACTTCTGAGGTTGCTTTGTTGTTTCGATTGCGCCATCCGAATATCATTACT TTTGTTGGAGCTTGCAAGAAACCACCAGTGTTCTGCATAATCACCGAATATATGGCTGGAGGCTCATTGAGAAAATACCTGCAACAGCAAGGACCACATTCAGTTCCTCCCAAACTGGTTCTTGAGTTAGCCCTTGATATTGCAAGGGGGATGCAATATCTTCATTCTCAAGGAATACTTCATAGGGATCTCAAATCAGAAAATCTATTGTTGGATGAAGATATGTGCGTAAAAGTAGCAGATTTTGGGATCTCGTGCTTAGAATCTCAAACCGGCAGCACAAAAGGATTCACCGGAACTTACCGTTGGATGGCGCCTGAAATGATCAGAGAAAAGCGTCATACAAAGAAAGTAGATGTCTATAGTTTTGCCATAGTTCTATGGGAGCTAATAACAGGACTCACACCATTTGATAACATGACACCAGAACAGGCAGCATATGCAGTAACTCACAAG AATGAAAGGCCTCCGTTACCATCTGATTGTCCATTGGCATTTAGTCATCTCATCAAGAAGTGTTGGTCAAGCAATCCAAATAAACGGCCACATTTTGTTGAGATAGTCTCGAATTTGGAGAGATATACTGATTCACTCGAGCAGGATCCTGAATTTTTCTCTACCTATAAACCAAGTCCTAGTAATGTACTTGTGAAATGCTTACCAAATTGTAATGCTGGCAACAAGTTCAGTTCTTGA